A genomic window from Lotus japonicus ecotype B-129 chromosome 1, LjGifu_v1.2 includes:
- the LOC130727965 gene encoding protein SLE1 has translation MATQQENREELDERARLGETVVPGGTGGKSLEAQEHLAQGRSRGGQTRKQQLGSEGYHEMGTKGGQTRKEQMGREGYQEMGRKGGLSTMDKSGGERAAEEGIEIDESKFRND, from the exons ATGGCAACTCAACAAGAAAACCGTGAAGAACTTGATGAGAGGGCAAGGCTTGGTGAAACTGTGGTTCCTGGTGGCACTGGTGGGAAGAGTCTTGAAGCTCAAGAACACCTTGCTCAAG GAAGGAGCCGTGGAGGGCAGACAAGGAAGCAGCAACTAGGGTCAGAAGGGTATCATGAGATGGGAACCAAAGGAGGGCAAACAAGGAAGGAACAAATGGGCAGAGAAGGGTATCAAGAGATGGGGCGCAAAGGAGGGCTCAGCACTATGGACAAGTCTGGTGGAGAGCGTGCTGCAGAGGAAGGCATAGAGATTGATGAGTCTAAGTTCAGGAATGACTAA
- the LOC130727966 gene encoding protein ALP1-like — MASAARAGEGTSAAVGGAGSGSWWDDYSETKFKQTFRMRRSTFNLICDMLKSELKDPEKKVAICLLRVATRENFANLAVKFGSSPESCRKRCVAVCDAIWKVMLPMYLSWPDIVDLTKNTADFHLISGIPHVVGSMHTIHVPLNMNAHRSNPSTSLAPAEVFLNRPSSKNIFTAHSTLLQGVVNPQGLFIDFAAGSPGSMSDDDVLVRSKLYEMVNTGIRDLRGMWIVGTSGCPLLDWLLTPYPRPRTLPQHTLNDKIFKIQEVAKEAFSRLKGRWSILQLIDVKPKELYLTLGVCCVLHNICEMNGDEIDPSLKFHLMDDELLPQIADLTSKSAKKARDKIAEYLASCT; from the coding sequence ATGGCAAGTGCTGCTCGCGCTGGTGAAGGAACTTCTGCTGCTGTTGGTGGGGCTGGATCTGGGTCATGGTGGGATGACTATTCTGAAACAAAGTTCAAACAAACATTCAGGATGAGGAGGTCCACTTTCAATCTGATATGTGACATGCTGAAATCAGAACTCAAGGACCCTGAGAAGAAAGTTGCAATTTGTCTTTTGAGGGTTGCAACACGGGAGAATTTTGCTAACCTGGCCGTGAAGTTTGGTTCGTCACCAGAAAGTTGCCGCAAACGTTGTGTAGCTGTTTGTGATGCCATATGGAAGGTGATGCTACCAATGTATCTGAGTTGGCCTGACATTGTTGACTTGACCAAGAATACGGCTGATTTTCACCTTATTTCTGGGATTCCTCATGTTGTCGGGTCGATGCACACCATTCATGTTCCCCTGAACATGAATGCTCATCGCTCTAATCCTTCCACCTCCCTTGCTCCTGCTGAAGTTTTTCTCAACAGGCCATCGTCCAAGAACATATTTACTGCACATTCAACATTACTTCAAGGTGTTGTTAATCCCCAAGGGTTGTTTATTGATTTTGCAGCCGGTTCTCCTGGCTCAATGTCTGATGATGACGTATTGGTGCGGTCAAAGCTTTATGAAATGGTTAATACAGGGATTCGGGATTTAAGAGGGATGTGGATCGTTGGGACTTCAGGATGCCCTTTGTTGGATTGGCTTTTGACGCCTTACCCTCGGCCCCGCACTTTACCTCAACATACACTGAATGACAAGATCTTCAAGATTCAGGAGGTTGCAAAAGAAGCATTTTCAAGGCTAAAAGGGAGGTGGTCAATCCTACAGCTTATAGATGTCAAACCCAAAGAGTTATATCTTACCCTTGGGGTTTGTTGTGTCTTACACAACATTTGCGAGATGAATGGTGACGAAATAGACCCTAGCCTGAAGTTCCATCTAATGGATGATGAATTGTTGCCTCAGATTGCAGATTTGACATCAAAAAGTGCAAAAAAGGCTAGGGATAAAAT